From the genome of Dermochelys coriacea isolate rDerCor1 chromosome 1, rDerCor1.pri.v4, whole genome shotgun sequence:
GGtgctgccgggggggggcaggaaacagCACCGGGCTGGCCCAGATGCTTTCTCTAAttgatttaaacatttaattaaaataattgtgattaatttcacaattaattgcactgctaaacaataatagactatcatttatttaaatattttttcttcattttcaaacgTATTGATTTGAATTatgacacagaatacaaagtgtacaatgctcatttaatatttattttggatATGTAGCTCATGTCGTCTCGGATTTAAGGGTTCAGGATGGAACAGATGGCCCATATTTTTCGTCTCCCATGTCACCAGTGCTGGAGCCAGAAGATGAACTGACCCTTCACTTGACGAACACCCTGATTATCCTCGCACGAAGGTGTTTACTTTTCATGCTGTACACAATTGGGTTCATCAAGGGTGGGAGGAGCAGGTAGATATAGCCCAGGAgaatctgaagcaagggagaagAGCCCTCTCCGAATCTATGTATCAAAGATAGGCCGGTCATTGGTGTGTAGAAGAGCAGGACGGCACAAAGGTGGGAGATGCAGGTGTTCAGGGCCCTAAGACATTCCGCGTGGGACGTGATGCTCAGCACTGCTGCGAGGATCATCACATAAGAGAGAAAGATGAGCAGCGAGTCCAGCCCCACCGTCAAGAGTGCAACAGACAAGCCATAGATGCTGATTACTCTGATATCCGAACAAGCCATCTTCATGACGTCCTGGTTTATGCAGTAGCAATGGGAGAGGACATTGGATCGACAATATTGTAACCGTTGAAGGAGAATAGGGAGTGGGAGTATTACAGCCACCCCTCTTAGCACACACACTTGTCCCATCTTGCCTATTCTTGGCAGGGTTAAGATAGAAGGATATCTCAGAGGGGCACGGATCGCGATGAAGCGGTCAAAGGCCATCAACAAGAGCACGGAGGATTCAATGCATTCAAGCaagtggatgaagaacagctgggcaAAACAGACATTGAGGCTGATCTCTCTAGAGTTAAACAAGACTATACCCAGTGTCGTCGGCATGGTCGATATCGATAAGGCAAGGTCTGTGACGGCcaacatggaaaggaaaatgtacatgGGCTCGTGGAGGCTTGGATCTGTTTTTATAATGAACAGAATGACTGAATTTCCTACTATGGAAATACCATACATTAAGCAGAAGGGGACAGAGATCCAGAGATGCAGGTCTTCCCGCCCTGGTATGCCGGTGAGAAGGAACACTGCAGCGTTGAATTTGGTGTCATTGACAGCTGACATAATGTACTGGGCAGGTCCGAGGAGTTCTGAACTCTCCTTCCTAAAAGGAAAAAGGACAGGAGACTAGATGATATTTAATGAGACACCTTTCTGCTCTCAGTGAAATCTAGAGACTCCCAGGAGCTCAAGGAAGATCAGCAAAAAACATAGTCTTGGAATTACACAACAGATAGGAAGATAGGCATTGCCAGAGTGGA
Proteins encoded in this window:
- the LOC119857267 gene encoding olfactory receptor 51G2-like; translated protein: MSAVNDTKFNAAVFLLTGIPGREDLHLWISVPFCLMYGISIVGNSVILFIIKTDPSLHEPMYIFLSMLAVTDLALSISTMPTTLGIVLFNSREISLNVCFAQLFFIHLLECIESSVLLLMAFDRFIAIRAPLRYPSILTLPRIGKMGQVCVLRGVAVILPLPILLQRLQYCRSNVLSHCYCINQDVMKMACSDIRVISIYGLSVALLTVGLDSLLIFLSYVMILAAVLSITSHAECLRALNTCISHLCAVLLFYTPMTGLSLIHRFGEGSSPLLQILLGYIYLLLPPLMNPIVYSMKSKHLRARIIRVFVK